The following are encoded together in the Rhizobium brockwellii genome:
- a CDS encoding LysR family transcriptional regulator, with protein sequence MLFDGILDTSRAEGSCQQMDLDPRLLRYILAIDRAGSFLKAAEALHISQPALSVSVARLEDVTQMQLVDRGRHGAIMTEAGKILVRHAESIEAILHLAGRELEASGRGVEGPLHVGGTPLATGSFVPLVVGRILEENGSAAIEVIEGTDEQLMERLLTHKLDLVISNVGQRPASERVEEIPLFTARSVIVVRAGHPLEGRQQVCLAELADSTWVMPPRGGAFRKQLEALFTTNGLPFPVRLVEAAPFSVLKAIVERSDGVSILSDEFLREEIRRGVLAAIPLQEHIAARQFALQKIAGRQLNSLGQRFVDISMEMTSAWQTM encoded by the coding sequence GTGCTATTCGACGGAATTCTGGATACATCACGCGCCGAAGGCTCTTGTCAACAAATGGACCTGGATCCCCGACTGCTGCGCTATATTCTTGCTATCGACCGCGCCGGCTCCTTCCTCAAGGCGGCCGAAGCGCTTCATATTTCCCAGCCGGCACTTTCCGTCAGCGTCGCGCGTTTGGAGGATGTAACTCAGATGCAGCTTGTCGATCGGGGTCGACATGGTGCGATCATGACAGAGGCAGGCAAGATTCTGGTGCGCCATGCCGAGAGCATTGAAGCCATCTTGCATCTAGCCGGACGGGAATTGGAAGCGAGTGGCCGCGGTGTTGAGGGCCCGTTGCACGTCGGTGGAACGCCGCTCGCGACCGGTAGTTTCGTGCCGCTGGTCGTTGGTCGCATCCTCGAGGAAAATGGCAGTGCTGCCATCGAGGTGATCGAGGGCACGGACGAGCAACTGATGGAGCGGCTCCTGACCCACAAACTTGATCTCGTCATTTCCAATGTTGGACAAAGACCCGCATCGGAGAGAGTGGAGGAAATTCCGCTTTTCACGGCCCGTTCCGTTATCGTGGTTCGGGCGGGTCATCCATTGGAGGGGCGGCAACAAGTTTGTCTTGCAGAACTCGCCGACTCGACATGGGTGATGCCCCCGCGCGGAGGCGCCTTCCGCAAACAGCTCGAAGCCCTGTTCACGACCAATGGGCTTCCTTTCCCCGTACGCCTCGTCGAGGCAGCTCCGTTCAGCGTGTTGAAGGCGATAGTAGAACGTTCAGACGGCGTTAGCATACTGTCCGACGAGTTCCTGCGGGAGGAGATCCGCCGGGGCGTACTGGCTGCGATCCCACTGCAGGAGCACATCGCCGCTAGGCAATTCGCCTTGCAGAAAATTGCAGGTCGCCAACTAAATTCTCTCGGACAGCGCTTTGTGGACATTTCCATGGAAATGACATCCGCATGGCAAACCATGTGA
- a CDS encoding glycoside hydrolase family 3 protein yields the protein MTETILEKLAGHPFHLNDTALAWVRSTFDRLSLDEKLGQIVLPLCRDLSPEDLWAPLRHHVGGIHRMPSRSEKELRDSAQFLQSQTAIPLLMSCDIEFSEKSSVAAGTPYLNQMAIAATGDAEHARRMGIVAAREGGYLGFNISWTPVADLAVNFRSNVVNTRSFGADVPTVMAMTAAYQQGARSAGFASSIKHWPGDGLDDRDQHFATTHNTMPMEEWRQTFGKIYADAFAKGVQVVMAGHITLPAYTAELGSSARSPAHMPASLNFDLTTTLLREEMGFNGLVVSDATGMVGFNARGARRELVPLCIASGCDILLFPADLDQDLDYLRDGLQNGLLKQERVDEAVLRVLALKASMKLHETGGHPPAAADRPRLLGGAEHAGWSKLAAEAGITLVKDIQALLPLDKSRHKRILLAQLESRMSPSGPLPQLQVADMLREGGFDVTLYRKGDTIDPASHDIGMYLMAEEGVSAKENLGPRWEDLHGFFPHSMQRLWDYLPTIYVSLGTPFLLYHMPECRTFVNGYAAVPPVQQALVKALLGEIPFAGQSPVDAACGLQEASL from the coding sequence ATGACCGAGACGATCCTTGAAAAGCTTGCGGGACATCCCTTCCATCTGAACGACACCGCTCTTGCGTGGGTCAGGTCGACCTTCGACAGACTGTCGCTGGATGAAAAACTGGGGCAGATCGTACTGCCTCTATGCCGTGACCTCTCGCCGGAAGACCTTTGGGCGCCGCTGCGGCACCATGTCGGCGGCATCCATCGCATGCCCTCCCGTTCGGAGAAGGAACTGCGCGACAGCGCGCAATTCCTTCAGTCGCAGACAGCGATCCCGCTGCTGATGAGCTGCGACATCGAGTTCTCGGAGAAGAGCAGCGTTGCGGCGGGAACGCCCTACCTTAACCAGATGGCGATCGCGGCGACGGGAGACGCCGAGCACGCACGGCGTATGGGTATCGTTGCGGCGCGTGAAGGCGGTTATCTCGGCTTCAACATTTCCTGGACGCCGGTTGCCGATCTTGCGGTCAATTTCCGTTCGAACGTGGTCAACACCCGTTCGTTCGGCGCGGATGTGCCGACGGTCATGGCGATGACCGCGGCTTATCAGCAAGGAGCCCGATCAGCCGGTTTTGCAAGCTCGATCAAGCATTGGCCGGGTGACGGCCTCGACGACAGGGACCAGCATTTCGCGACCACCCACAATACGATGCCGATGGAAGAGTGGCGCCAGACCTTTGGCAAAATCTATGCCGATGCCTTTGCGAAAGGTGTGCAGGTCGTCATGGCCGGCCACATCACCCTGCCGGCCTACACGGCAGAGCTTGGATCGTCAGCCCGCAGCCCTGCCCATATGCCGGCGTCGCTGAATTTCGACCTCACCACCACCCTTCTCAGGGAGGAGATGGGCTTCAATGGTCTGGTCGTCTCCGATGCGACCGGCATGGTCGGCTTCAATGCGCGGGGTGCGCGGCGAGAACTCGTTCCGCTCTGCATCGCCTCTGGCTGCGATATCCTGCTGTTCCCGGCTGATCTCGACCAGGATCTCGACTATCTCAGGGACGGCCTTCAGAATGGTCTCCTCAAGCAGGAGCGTGTCGATGAAGCGGTCTTGCGCGTACTTGCCCTCAAAGCGTCGATGAAGCTCCACGAGACCGGCGGCCATCCACCAGCGGCGGCGGATCGCCCGCGTCTGCTCGGCGGCGCCGAGCATGCCGGATGGTCGAAATTGGCCGCGGAGGCCGGGATCACGCTGGTGAAGGACATACAGGCTCTGCTGCCGCTCGATAAGAGCCGGCACAAACGCATCCTGCTGGCGCAACTGGAAAGCCGGATGAGCCCTTCCGGCCCGCTGCCGCAGTTGCAGGTGGCCGATATGCTGCGCGAAGGGGGCTTTGACGTCACGCTCTATCGCAAGGGCGATACAATCGATCCGGCCTCCCACGATATCGGCATGTATCTGATGGCCGAGGAAGGTGTTTCCGCCAAGGAAAACCTAGGCCCGCGCTGGGAAGACCTGCACGGCTTTTTCCCACATTCGATGCAAAGGCTCTGGGACTATCTTCCGACCATCTACGTCTCGCTCGGTACGCCCTTCTTGCTGTATCATATGCCGGAATGCAGAACCTTCGTGAATGGCTATGCAGCCGTGCCTCCGGTGCAGCAGGCGTTGGTGAAGGCTCTCCTCGGTGAAATTCCGTTCGCAGGGCAAAGCCCTGTTGATGCGGCCTGCGGCCTGCAGGAAGCTTCCCTTTGA